A part of Vulpes vulpes isolate BD-2025 chromosome 15, VulVul3, whole genome shotgun sequence genomic DNA contains:
- the FHIP2A gene encoding FHF complex subunit HOOK interacting protein 2A: MFSKFTSILQHAVEALAPSLPLQEDFVYHWKAITHYYIETSDDKAPVTDTNIPSHLDQMLGILLQEEREREFGVTGPCMEYLLHHKILETLYTLGKADCPPGMKQQVLVFYTKLLGRIQQPLLPHINVHRPVQKLIRLCGEVLATPTENEEIQFLCIVCAKLKQNPYLVNFFLENKLKSLASKGTPDVISEDSLKGQDCLSTDTGQSCQPEELSGAMGLEHTELEDEPPQQIDDLSTSLDNLAVTSLPEATVVRPNQDYNLVNSLLNLTRSPDGRIAVKACEGLMLLVSLPEPAAAKCLTQSTCLCELLTDRLASLYKALPQSVDPLDIETVEAINWGLDSYSHKEDASAFPGKRALISFLSWFDYCDQLIKEAQKTAAVALARAVHERFFIGVMEPQLMQTSEMGILTSTALLHRIVRQVTSDVLLQEMVFFILGEQREPETLADISRHPLRHRLIEHCDHISDEISIMTLRMFEHLLQKPNEHILYNLVLRNLEERNYTEYKPVCPEDKDVVENGLIAGAVDLEEDPLFTDISPDNTLSNQEWLSSSPPATPEHPKNDGKTEVHKIVNSFLCLVPDEAKSSYHVEGTGYDTYLRDAHRQFQDYCAICLRWEWPGSPKALEKCNLEATFFEGHFLKVLFDRMGRILDQPYDVNLQVTSVLSRLSLFPHPHIHEYLLDPYVNLASGCRSLFSVIVRVVGDLMVRIQRIPDFTPKLLLVRKRLLGLEPEGPIIDHITLLEGVIVLEEFCKELAAIAFVKYHTSSTP, translated from the exons atgatAAAGCCCCAGTGACAGATACAAATATTCCCTCTCATCTGGACCAGATGTTAGGTATTTTGCTGCAAGAAGAACGTGAGCGAGAATTTGGAGTGACAGGGCCATGTATGGAATATTTACTTCATCACAAGATCTTGGAAACATTATATACCTTAGGAAAAGCTGAC TGTCCTCCAGGAATGAAACAGCAGGTTTTGGTGTTCTACACTAAACTCCTGGGAAGAATCCAACAGCCGCTGCTTCCACACATTAATGTCCACAGGCCAGTGCAG aaattaatTCGACTCTGTGGTGAAGTCCTTGCAACAccaacagaaaatgaagaaatccaGTTTCTCTGTATCGTGTGTGCAAAGCTGAAACAAAATCCCTacttggttaatttttttctggag aataaattgAAATCATTGGCTTCCAAAGGCACACCAGATGTAATTTCAGAAGACTCATTGAAAGGTCAAGATTGCTTGTCAACAGACACAGGACAGTCCTGTCAGCCAGAGGAACTGTCTGGTGCCATGGGACTGGAGCACACAGAGTTGGAAGACGAGCCTCCTCAGCAGATAGATGACCTGTCCACCAGCTTAGATAATCTTGCTGTCACCTCACTGCCAGAGGCCACAGTTGTTCGTCCAAACCAGGATTACAATTTAGTGAATTCTTTGTTAAATCTCACTAGAAGTCCT GATGGCCGAATAGCTGTGAAGGCCTGTGAAGGCTTGATGTTGTTAGTAAGCTTGCCGGAGCCTGCAGCTGCCAAATGCCTCACGCAGAGCACTTGTTTGTGCGAACTGCTGACAGACAGACTCGCTTCCCTGTACAAGGCCCTACCTCAGTCGGTGGACCCGTTAGATATCGAAACAGTGGAAGCAATTAACTGGGG CTTGGACTCATATAGTCATAAAGAAGATGCTTCAGCATTTCCAGGAAAACGAgccttaatttcatttctttcctggtTTGATTATTGTGATCAACTCATAAAGGAAGCACaaaag ACTGCTGCTGTGGCCCTTGCCAGAGCCGTTCATGAAAGATTCTTTATTGGAGTTATGGAACCTCAGTTGATGCAAAC TTCTGAGATGGGTATTTTGACATCAACCGCTCTGCTCCATCGCATTGTTCGGCAAGTAACCTCTGATGTTTTGCTGCAAGAAATGGTGTTTTTTATCCTTGGAGAACAGAGGGAACCGGAAACTCTGGCAGATATTAGTAGACACCCTTTAAGACACAGGTTAATAGAGCATTGTGATCACATATCTGATGAG ATAAGCATAATGACATTAAGAATGTTTGAACATCTTTTACAAAAACCCAACGAACACATTCTTTATAACTTGGTCCTAAGAAATCTCGAAGAAAGAAATTATACGGAATATAAACCTGTGTGTCCAGAAGATAAAGATGTGGTGGAGAACGGATTGATAGCAGGAGCTGT AGATCTAGAAGAAGACCCGTTATTTACTGACATTTCACCGGATAACACTCTGTCAAATCAAGAGTGGCTTAGTTCTTCACCCCCTGCTACTCCAGAGCACCCCAAAaatgatgggaaaactgaagtcCATAAAATTGTAAATAG ttttctctGTCTGGTACCCGATGAAGCAAAATCATCCTACCATGTTGAGGGCACTGGATATGACACCTACCTCCGAGATGCTCATAGGCAG TTCCAGGACTACTGTGCTATCTGCTTAAGATGGGAGTGGCCTGGGTCTCCAAAAGCATTGGAAAAGTGCAATTTAGAAGCTACTTTCTTTGAAGgtcattttttgaaagttttatttgacagaatgggAAGAATTCTTGATCAG CCATATGATGTAAATTTACAAGTCACCTCCGTGTTATCTagactttctctctttcctcatccaCACATACACGAGTACCTTTTGGATCCATATGTAAACCTTGCTTCTGGCTGTAGATCACTCTTCTCCGTAATCGTCAGG GTTGTTGGAGACCTTATGGTCCGAATCCAGCGTATTCCAGACTTTACTCCCAAGCTTCTGTTAGTCAGAAAGCGATTGCTTGGCTTGGAACCGGAAGGCCCTAT